One Gammaproteobacteria bacterium DNA segment encodes these proteins:
- the brxD gene encoding BREX system ATP-binding protein BrxD, which translates to MAVSPQRRQEIIAALRRGTVPARALDAFAVGLEWLTPTLLDELDQVASGQAAFKAVRGDYGCGKTFLARWFQDQARQRGFVTAEVQISETETPLHRLETVYRRLMEHLATADQPQGALRQVIDGWFFTLEEDVLASNPELDEQTLLRRTEALMESRLATVAKVAPAFTASLRAYRRALLAGDRAMAEGLVAWLAGQPNVSASVKRGAGLKGDVDHFGALGLLQGFLALIRDAGHPGLVMVLDEVETLQRMRSDARDKSLNALRQLMDEIDRGRFPGLYLFITGTPAFFEGPYGVQRLAPLAQRLQVDFSADTRFDNPRAVQVRLQPFDLPRLEAVGARVRGLFALGSEAEARIHQHVDDAYLADLATAVAGRLGGKAGLAPRIFLRKLVADVLDRVEQYPDFDPREHYAPTVAARDLTDSERQALTDVDDVRLDL; encoded by the coding sequence ATGGCAGTGAGTCCCCAACGCCGCCAGGAGATCATCGCCGCGCTGCGTCGCGGCACGGTGCCGGCACGCGCTCTGGATGCATTCGCCGTCGGCCTGGAGTGGCTTACCCCCACCCTCCTCGATGAGCTGGACCAAGTGGCATCCGGCCAGGCCGCATTCAAGGCCGTAAGGGGTGACTATGGATGCGGCAAGACCTTCCTGGCCCGCTGGTTCCAGGATCAGGCCCGCCAGCGGGGCTTCGTCACCGCCGAGGTACAGATCTCCGAAACCGAGACCCCGCTACACCGTCTCGAGACCGTCTACCGTCGCCTGATGGAGCACCTCGCTACCGCGGACCAACCCCAAGGGGCACTGCGCCAGGTCATCGACGGCTGGTTCTTCACCCTGGAAGAGGATGTGCTGGCCAGCAACCCCGAGCTGGACGAGCAAACACTTCTACGGCGGACCGAGGCCCTGATGGAGTCCCGGCTGGCTACCGTGGCCAAGGTGGCACCCGCTTTCACCGCTTCCCTGCGGGCCTATCGCCGCGCACTGCTTGCCGGTGACCGCGCCATGGCTGAGGGGCTGGTGGCCTGGCTGGCCGGGCAACCCAACGTGTCGGCGTCAGTGAAGCGCGGGGCGGGCCTCAAGGGAGACGTGGACCACTTCGGGGCACTGGGACTGCTACAGGGGTTCCTGGCGCTGATACGGGATGCCGGGCACCCGGGCCTGGTGATGGTGCTGGACGAAGTGGAGACCCTGCAGCGCATGCGCAGCGATGCCCGTGACAAGAGCCTGAACGCCCTGCGCCAGCTCATGGACGAGATCGACCGGGGACGTTTTCCAGGCTTGTATCTCTTCATCACCGGCACACCCGCCTTCTTCGAAGGCCCCTACGGGGTTCAACGTCTTGCGCCCCTCGCCCAGCGCCTGCAGGTGGATTTCTCGGCGGACACCCGCTTCGATAACCCCCGGGCGGTGCAAGTGCGCCTGCAACCCTTCGATCTGCCGCGCCTGGAGGCGGTGGGTGCCCGGGTTCGGGGCTTGTTCGCCCTGGGCTCGGAGGCCGAAGCACGCATTCACCAGCATGTAGATGACGCCTACCTGGCGGATCTGGCCACGGCCGTAGCGGGCCGCCTCGGGGGCAAGGCCGGCCTCGCGCCGCGCATCTTTTTGCGCAAGCTGGTGGCCGACGTCCTGGACCGTGTGGAGCAGTACCCGGACTTCGACCCCCGGGAACACTACGCGCCGACGGTTGCCGCCCGGGACCTCACGGACAGCGAACGGCAAGCCCTGACCGACGTGGACGACGTGCGGCTGGATCTGTGA